One genomic window of Pelecanus crispus isolate bPelCri1 chromosome 18, bPelCri1.pri, whole genome shotgun sequence includes the following:
- the PGAP3 gene encoding GPI-specific phospholipase A2-like PGAP3: MAAGGAARAALLLLLGAAAAPGPARASQGDREPLYRECLGRCERQNCSGAALRHFRARQPLYMGLTGWTCHDDCKYECMWLTVRLYVQGGHRVPQFHGKWPFSRFLFFQEPASAFASFLNGLASFIMLLRYKAAVPPASPMYPTCVAFAWVSLNAWFWSTVFHTRDTAVTEKLDYFCASAVVLHSVYLCCVRTVGLQRPALISIFRAFLLLFLACHISYLTLVRFDYGYNMAANAAIGLLNLAWWLRWCLRNRPRLPHVWKCAAVVLLLQALALLELLDFPPLFWVLDAHALWHIGTIPLNVLFYSFLVDDSLYLLRANSDLFKVD; encoded by the exons atggcggccggcggcgcggcgcgggccgcgctgctgctgctgctgggggcagcggcggcgccaggcccggcccgggcctCTCAGGGGGACCGGGAACCGCTGTACCGCGAGTGCCTGGGCCGCTGCGAGCGGCAGAACTGCTCGGGGGCGGCGCTGCGGCACTTCCGCGCCCGCCAGCCGCTCTACATGGGCCTGACAG GCTGGACCTGCCATGACGACTGCAAGTACGAGTGCATGTGGCTGACGGTGCGGCTCTACGTCCAGGGCGGCCACAGGGTACCCCAGTTCCACGGCAAG TGGCCCTTCTCGCGGTTCCTGTTCTTCCAGGAGCCGGCCTCCGCCTTCGCCTCCTTCCTCAACGGCCTCGCCAGCTTCATCATGCTGCTGCGCTACAAAGCCGCCgtccccccagcctcccccatgTACCCCACCTGCGTCGCCTTTGCCTGG GTCTCCTTAAACGCCTGGTTCTGGTCCACCGTTTTCCACACGAGGGACACGGCTGTGACGGAG AAACTGGACTATTTCTGCGCTTCGGCCGTCGTCCTGCACTCCGTGTACCTGTGCTGCGTCAG GACAGTGGGGCTGCAGCGGCCAGCCTTAATCAGCATCTTCAgggccttcctcctcctcttcctcgcctGCCACATCTCCTACCTGACCCTCGTCCGCTTCGACTACGGCTACAACATGGCCGCGAACGCGGCGATCG ggctccTCAACCTGGCGTGGTGGCTGCGGTGGTGCCTGCGGAACCGCCCGCGCCTGCCCCACGTCTGGAAGTGCGCGGccgtggtgctgctgctgcaggcgcTGGCGCTGCTGGAGCTCCTCGatttcccccccctcttttGGGTGCTGGACGCCCACGCGCTCTGGCACATCGGCACCATCCCCCTCAACGTCCTCTTCTACAG TTTTTTGGTGGACGACAGCCTCTACCTCCTGAGGGCCAACTCCGACCTCTTCAAAGTGGACTAG